The following nucleotide sequence is from Hemitrygon akajei chromosome 22, sHemAka1.3, whole genome shotgun sequence.
agctacaattattactaagcaacacagtggtttaattattggaatacatatgtttcttaagtgttttatatgcatagaaaggtaaaatagatattgtatactaagacaaacgtttgactaactgatgctaaataataccggatgtacttgtttcgACTTACGTacacttaaagacggactcaggaacggaactcgttcgtaacccggggactgcctgtattgctGCAAAACTGAGGATGAGAGCAATTCAGGAAAGAGTGGTCTACACCACAACCATGGGTAGGGTGAAGTTAGAGAATCATTatgtaagaacacaagaaatagtaGAAATTACAGTGGTTACAAGGAATCTTGTAGATAAGTGCCCAAATGTACCCAGCTAGTGCCTTGTGCCACGGGGCTGAATCTTTTACATAGAGAATGGGAATAGTCATGTGTCTTGATCTGTGACAGGAAGGGAAGGAtttcagaagttacagagaaaattaaAGAGCTAAAATTAAAAGAATGCTCCAGTGCCTGCACATAATAGAcaattggtgcaggagtaggccattcggcccttcgagccagcaccaccattcaatgtgatcatggctgatcatccacaatccgtaccccattcctgccttctccccatatcccttgactccgctatctttaagagctctatctaactctttcttgaaagcattcagagaattggcctccactgccttctgaggcagagcattccacagatccacaactctctgggtgaaaaagtttttcctgaactccgttctaaatggcctaccccttattcttaaactgtggcctctggttctgcattctcccaacatcgggaacatgtttcctgcctctagcatgtccaatcccttaataatcttatatgtttcaatcagatcctctctcatccttctaaattccagtgtatacaagcccagtcactccaatctttcaacatatgacagtcccgccattccgggaattaacctcgtgaacctacgctgcactccctcgatAGCAAGAATGTGTTAAGAGTATTTGGATAATGGAAGGCTCCATTCAGAATAGACCAGGCACtgcagcaggccagtcaacacAGAAAGGTAAACTTGTGAACTTACTGAAGGAGAGGAGTACCAGAGAACGAGAGTGCACCAGGGATCAGGCGAGGAGTCAGACAGCAGGAAAATCCAAGGCAGTCTTTGATGTGAAAATGAATAAATGCATgccagtgaggttatggagaagtgGCACGTGGGACAATATAATGGCAATAACAGATACTTGGCATGAATTGAACAATAGGAAGTTTTCAAAGGGGAAATAGTTTAGGCAGACAGTGGACACATTCCATTGAAAGGGAAGAGATCCAAATTTGGAGCTCCCTGGATGAGTAAAATTGCAGAAATTAAAGTGAAACGAATAATTCCTGTGACACTTGTAGGAGATGAAAATTACAGTGAATATCTTAGTGAAAAATAAGAGGGGCTAAAAGAAggtagaaaaaataaatgaatgttGAACATAAGAAAGTTTGCACCAAAGTAATCAAGGTAatcaatcccttctgcctgtatatgatccatatccctccattctctgcaattTCATCTGCCTATCTAGGAGCCGGTAATGCTGTTGCCACTCCTAACAGTGCCTCAATGCTTAAACACAAGAGTACCAGAGAATGAAGATGCACATGGGATCAGGACAGGAGAGAAATGGGTGTGCTTCTCTTCTAACAATTCCATAAACAAGCATATCCATCTACGAACCCCTAAGAGCAAAAGAAAAGCgactgaggtgggggggggggggggggagactatATAAAtgtgagcactcccagagagaaactgCGCTCTGAGGATGTCACCCCAACTGCtgatgaaacatctgcaagctaattgccaagctcggcaGACACAGCAACATCAAACGCCTCAACCCGAGCCACCAATATTCACCACCAAACCACCATACTGTCtaaaaacttgccttgcatatCTTCTTTAaagtttccccctctcaccttaaatgtataccTTCTAGTGTTAGACATTTTGACCTTTGGGAAAAGGTACTGGCTGTCAACTCTTATGTatgcctgtcataattttataaacttcttgcagatctcctctcagcctccatcactccagagaaaacaaccctaaTTTGTCTATCCTTGCCTTACAGCACATGCctttatccaggcagcaacctggtaaacctcttttgcatcctctacaaagcttccatatccttcctataatggggtgaatGCAGTACTTCTAGAcacagcctaaccagagttttataaacctGCAACAAAACTTCCTGACTTACCTaattaaactccatctcccaTTTTGCACCTATATCTGAAACTAATCTACATCTCGTATCCTGTTGTATCCTTTGATAATCTTCTGTGCTATCCAGaattccaccaatctttgtgtcatctgcaaatttactaacccacccagcCACATTTTCGCTCATTtaaatatatcacacacagcagaaGCGGTAGTATAGATCCCGGGGGAATACCATTCGTCATGGACTTCCAGCAGAAGACCACCCATCAAACAATTCTTTCTGCATCCAAAACGACCGTATCGtagtggatcccatgcatcttaatcctcTTAATGAGCCTACAAAACTCATTTACACAACATACATAAATAACAACATAAATTAATTTGTCCTCATTTGAAGCATTGGAATTAATTCTAGGCATAAAACTATAGAAAATACATCAGTGGATTTTATACAAAAACAGTTTATAGCTTTTTAACTGCTTTTCGAGGTATAGTAGTTTCTTTCAGGCAGTAGGTTCTAACTTTATTGGGGTAGTGTATTAAAAATAgttcaataaatgtttgactAAGTGAGAAATCAGTGGGCATGGGGTAGTGCAGTAAGTGGTGTTGCTGTCGTGTTACATGTTAGAGAAACCACAGAGGGCCAGGGGGCctactgctcctatttcttatgttgcaACTCTCTGCCTCATTCTGTATTCTTGGCCCATTAATCACAGGCTTTACGTAACGATGACTTGAAAATCCTGGGAAGAGATCACACAGTCCAGGAAGCCGTTTGGAGTCTGGAAGAAGCCAGGAATCTTTACCGTGGTTGCACGTCTGTTGACATCATCTTTGGGCACCCAGGACAGAGCTTGGAGTTGTGGGAGAAAGAACTGGAGGAGATTCTAACTCTCTGTGACCATCATGTGTCCCTTTATCAGTTGACATTGGAAAGAGGGACAGCCCTTTACAAACAGGTCCAAGAGAAGGTTCTGAAAATGCCTGAGCAACAGTTGGTGGCAGAGATGTACAATGTAGCAAGGAATATTCTGGAAAAGGCGGGGTTCCATCAATACGAAGTGTCAAATTTTGCTAAAAATGTAAGAGAATTTGGGTCTTAGCATGTTTGGAGTGGGGTGTGACTGTGTCCAGTCAGTGAACTGACAGGATGTAACTCCCCAGCTGTGGGCTGTAAGAATCTGTCTGTGCAGATGGACCAAGTCACAGCGTACATTGTGTGACTTTGCGTTAATGTCAGTTGGAAAGATTCCAAATGGAATGCAAGCAGCATTTAATTTctccttccctccattgatgctgcctgacctgctgaggtcctccagcacttcctgtGTGTTGCACTGGAACTGGAGGCTTTATTGTAATGCCTTCACAATGCTAGCACCCGTTTGTGTGTTTGATGTTACTCTGGCTCAGCATGTTGATGGCTAACTGTAAATGCCACTTCATTTCCCTTGACTTATTTATCAGTGGCTTTGACCTGTACAACTGCAGCCCTTGTCCTGCCAGCCCATCATCTCCGTTCCGAATTGCAGCTCCTCTTGTCAAGCTCAACCTTTGTTATTGATCAGAGGGGCCCAGACCACACTGGAGCTGCTTTGACACACTAGTCCCAGCATGGAAGGACTTATAGACCGATGTACAGTATGTACACAGtaactgatggcatgaaaaccAAGGCAGTGAGTGAATCGATGGCTGAAACGTGTGCGCAGGCTTTGATGATTTAAGGAAAGTTGAAGATTAATTTGGTAATTAACTTGGATAAGAGATGGCTTTATTGAATAATTTTTCACTGGGCTGCACAAGAAGAGAGATTGAACACTCAGTGATGGAGCTTGGGGAAGGAAGCTGCAGGCCACTCTCAAATTCTGTGTATCCACATGCAGGAGATCGTTTTCAAGGGTAAGATGGAGGAGGTATTGACAAGGCTGAAGGGAGTAATTGGCTGATTAGCTCAAAGAACAGTAGGAGTGAGGCCACCAAACCAAAAGCATGGCACCTTTAACCTGTGTTTTACTCTGCATTAGCTTATCTCACCTTGAGCAATGATGAAATGTTTTTCATTAGCCTCAGTATGAGAAAAGGTGTTATTGGAGAGCAACTTGTTCCCCGGAACTTTCCTACCAGAGGAGGGGTGGGGAGTAGGTTAAAAGCAGGAGTTCATCATTCAGCTCCTCCAGCATGCTGGCTGTCCCAGTGGGTATGTTCATGGTTAGACGTTGCAAATTTAAGATGACTAAGGAAGTGGAGAGAAAGAAGCGTTTATACTAATGCAATAAGTTGTAACctaaaattaattgaaaggatGATTGAAGCAGATTGTCTACCTGTCAAAAAGCTAGGGCACGATTTAGTAACTGGAATGTGAGACAAGGAGCCAGAAAAGATGTTAAATTAAGAATGCACTGTTTATATTGCAGTGCCATGTATCAACGCTATAAAGTAGATCAGTGTCTCTAGTAGCCGGCTCTATTCCATTCCCTGGTGCttgatgagtttctccagcatggtCTGCTCATTTTGCAGGGAGCTGTGTGCCACCATAACCTGGGATACTGGAGAGGAATGCAATACCTCGGGGTAGGCCCAGGTGAGTTCTCACTGTTTCAACATATGTTCCCAGTCCTGTACATCACCAGCACTTGCAATGAATAGGTTCTGCAGGGACTGCCTCAGTACATCTGACTGATACAAGCAAAAAATCATAGCCTGAGCTCTCACGGGAAGGGAGTAGAAAGTACAGGGAAATCAAGGAGGCAATTtagaaaaggaaggaagagagGAAGGTGGCAGTGGGGTCCTCATTATACAGGGTACCCACATATAATCCTAACAAAGACGGATCTGAATATTACTCTGCTGTTGAGAAAGCCAATTTGAATGGAAATTCTCccctgaagaaatttttgaagcATGGCATCACCAGTAAGTATCCTTTCATGAGAAAGTCTAGTACAAAAACTTGGTACAGTCTCTGGTACCTACTGGGATTTGCCTTCATCAGAGCATATCTATTTCAACTATACCATAACAGGTATCAACAATTGAAGGACTTGCTGACACTTTATCAGTGCCTCCTATTTCCATCAGTCAGGCTGCAAAACAATATCAAAATCGATCTTTGATGCAAGAAGATCAATGTCAAATATCTCAAGAATCTCACAAAGGTACTTGGTAGTCAACCTGACAACTTTCAACCTACAGGAACCACAGAGTGGTTCAGACAGATCTACGATGAAACCTTGCAAAATAATGGTCAGTTTCcacctcaacaccacctctcaGTAAAGGAAGATGTTAGTGATGAAATTCACCAACAACTCTTGCTCATCATCACTGAGGCAATGTACAGTTGAAGATCATGGCTATATACCCAACACTAATCCTTTAAATTTCAGAAACATGGACTACATACCCAAGACACTTCTAAGCACTGAGAATACCTCCAATTATACTGCTCAAAATTCTCTTAAGTCCCCTGGCGTGATCAGTGAGACAACATCAGCAATCTCCCCCAGATCGTGGAGCCTCTAGTTCTATTTAGCCAGCTAATAAGAATACAAGAAATCAGATTAGATCACCTGGCTCTTCGAACATATGCCACCATTCACCAAGATCATGCCTGATTTTCCCTGTCATTGACTTTCCCAGAATCATCTGTATATTTTTAGGTTCTCCCAAAGTTCAGATTTTGAATGAACCAAAGAATTGACCCTCCCCCCTGCCCCAGATGGGGAATTCCTGAGGTTTACCACCCTCAAAATGTAGAAATCCTTCTTACCTCAGTCCAAAATAGCCTATGTCTTAATCTTTAACTGAACTCTCCTACTacctcacacacccactcccagTCCTAAACTTCGCAGCCAAGAAACCTATCAGGCCCTTTAAGAATTTAGTAAATTTCAAGAACTTCTCTCATTCTAAACTCTAGAGGCTACAGACCCCCTTCCATTCAATCTCTTGTCAAACCCACCACTTCTGGAACTAGCCCAATAAATCTTTGTTCCTCTCGCTCTGTGGTAAGTACTTTCTTTCTTAATTAGAGTTCATGCATTGAGAGCACAAAAGCCGAGCGTAAGTGGCAGAAGGAACAGACCTTGAAATCTACAGACATTGATTGGACCCAAATCATTCTCGATGTTGAGGAACATTGTAAGTGGAGACGTTCTCAATGAGGCACATTTTGttgggtcagtgtacagtgagaCGTGTACTGCATGAATGATTAGTGTTGAAGTGTACTGTATATAGTAAGAGGGAACGATGTCTGGGCAATGTTGGGTGACCCCTGTTTGGGAGGGAGGGCAGTGGTAGGTGAGACCTGTGTAGAAAGGAGGACAGTGGTAGATGAGACCTGTGTAGAAAGGAGGACAGTGATAGGTCAGACCTGTGTAGAAAGGAGGACAGTGATAGGTCAGACCTGTGTAGAAAGGAGGACAGTGGTAGGTCAGACCTGTGTAGAAAGGAGgacagtgataggtgagacctgtGTAGAAAGGAGGACAGTGGTAGGTGAGACCTGTGTAGAAAGGAGGACAGTGGTAGGTCAGACCTGTGTAGAAAGGAGgacagtgataggtgagacctgtGTAGAAAGGAGGACAGTGATAGGTCAGACCTGTGTAGAAAGGAGGACAGTGGTAGGTGAGGTAATTGTTGTTTTATAGCAGTCCATGTGTTTTTGTTTCTAGGTGCCCATGGCCGGTTTGTACCAAGGGGTGATGGTAAAACACAGAGAGAGGCAAGGATACAGACTTTGGAACCAGACCATTGGCTCAGAGAGGTGAGACAGTTTGGCCATGGAACCAGGAAGAGGGTACCGCAAAGTGAGTTGGACATGTACGTAAATCAGTTTGATTTTGCTTTTGATGATTATATACTAGAAATAATGTTAATTAGTTATTAACAACATTGTCTTGGAGATGAGGTTCACAGCAAACAGTGAACTCGGCTCTGTGCAGGCTCCTTGTAGAATCCCATTTCCCCACTATTTTCTCATAGCCCAACAAACTATTTCCCTCTTCCTAACTGCAAAGCCTGAGTGATTCTGTTTCCACCACAAACGGTTCGACACCAGTGGCTCTCGCTGAAACAGAAATGTTTTCTCCACATCCCCCCTTTACTCAAAGCTTTAAATCTGCCCCTGAACCATATGCCAGCACCTGGGGTCAAATCTCttctcaaccttttttttaaaactcaatttcaagtttaactgccattcaacagaaagcttgaataggttaggactttattccctggagcgtaggagaatgaggggtgatttgatagaggtgtataaaattatgatgggtacagatagagtgaatgcaagcaggctttttccactgaggctaggggagaaaaaaaccagaggtcatgggttaagggtgaaggggggaaagtttgaagggaacattggggggggcttcttcatgcacagaatggtgggagtgtggaatgagctgccagatgaagtggtgaatgcgggctcactattggcatttaagaaaaacttggacaggtatatggatgagaggggtttggagagatatggcccaggtgcaggtcagtgggactaggcagaaaaatggttcggcacagccaagaagggccaaaaggcctgtttctgtgctgtaatgttctacggttctattCAACCATAATTGACtgtccatgaatacagccagatgaaacagcgttactctggggccaagtgcaaagcac
It contains:
- the rsad1 gene encoding radical S-adenosyl methionine domain-containing protein 1, mitochondrial isoform X4; protein product: MPLLRRAAAAPRRLLGPAGGWVSARSRHPGVSGAPGCVRTGHPTARLASEDGGASQRASLYVHWPFCKRRCAYCNFNKYISVSVDHTAMRNALVQETETLLRDSQVKEITSVFFGGGTPSLAKPSTVASILETVTKATRTYRNLEVSLEANPTSVSLSKLAEFKEAGVNRISLGIQALRNDDLKILGRDHTVQEAVWSLEEARNLYRGCTSVDIIFGHPGQSLELWEKELEEILTLCDHHVSLYQLTLERGTALYKQVQEKVLKMPEQQLVAEMYNVARNILEKAGFHQYEVSNFAKNGAVCHHNLGYWRGMQYLGVGPGAHGRFVPRGDGKTQREARIQTLEPDHWLREVRQFGHGTRKRVPQTWRKCWC